Proteins encoded in a region of the Alphaproteobacteria bacterium genome:
- a CDS encoding ABC transporter substrate-binding protein — translation MKNSAKLLIAVAALGMIGTAASADVIKVGVIGTMSGPFALFGTNYKRGIEAWVAQHGNKVGNHEIQFIYRDEESPNPAKSKALAQELIVKDKVQYLAGAYFTPNAMAIAPLLEESKTPLVVMNAATSAIVEKSPYIVRTSFTMWQNTVPAAEIAKKNGAKKVAIAVSDYGPGIDAEAAFKKTFEGGGGTVAEAIRMPLNTTDFSPIMQRIKDSGADTIFTFLPAGPPTLAFVKAYIDNGLKAAGVKLMSTGDVVTEPDLPNIGDAGIGILSTYHYAVSHNSPENKAFLDQMVKDGGKLGEVTMTSVAAYDGARLIYKMIEATDGQRDPAKAIAAVKGMKWVSPRGPVSIDPETRHIRQNVYLREVKKVDGKLINQEIQTFDAQPDWALSKN, via the coding sequence ATGAAGAATTCAGCAAAGTTATTGATTGCGGTGGCGGCCCTCGGCATGATCGGCACGGCCGCGTCGGCGGATGTCATCAAGGTCGGCGTGATCGGGACCATGTCCGGGCCATTCGCGCTGTTCGGCACTAATTACAAGAGGGGGATCGAGGCATGGGTCGCCCAGCATGGCAACAAGGTCGGCAATCACGAGATTCAATTCATCTACCGCGATGAAGAATCTCCTAATCCGGCGAAGTCCAAGGCCTTGGCGCAGGAACTGATCGTCAAGGACAAGGTCCAGTATCTGGCGGGCGCCTATTTCACGCCCAACGCGATGGCCATCGCGCCGCTGCTGGAGGAATCGAAGACCCCGCTGGTCGTCATGAATGCCGCGACGTCGGCCATCGTCGAAAAGAGCCCGTACATCGTCCGCACGTCCTTCACGATGTGGCAGAACACCGTGCCTGCTGCTGAGATCGCGAAAAAGAACGGCGCGAAGAAAGTCGCGATCGCAGTGAGCGATTACGGTCCGGGTATCGATGCCGAGGCCGCGTTCAAAAAGACGTTCGAGGGCGGCGGCGGCACGGTGGCGGAAGCGATCCGCATGCCGCTGAACACCACGGATTTCAGCCCGATCATGCAGCGGATCAAGGACTCCGGCGCTGACACCATCTTCACGTTTCTGCCGGCCGGACCTCCGACGCTGGCCTTCGTCAAAGCCTATATCGACAACGGCCTGAAAGCCGCAGGCGTGAAGCTGATGTCGACCGGTGACGTCGTCACAGAGCCGGATCTTCCGAATATCGGTGATGCCGGCATCGGCATTCTCTCGACCTATCATTATGCCGTCTCCCATAATTCGCCCGAGAACAAGGCGTTTCTCGACCAGATGGTGAAGGATGGCGGAAAGCTCGGTGAGGTGACCATGACGTCGGTTGCGGCATATGATGGCGCACGCTTGATTTACAAGATGATCGAGGCGACAGACGGTCAGCGTGATCCAGCGAAGGCCATTGCCGCCGTCAAAGGCATGAAGTGGGTGAGCCCGCGCGGTCCGGTGTCGATCGATCCGGAGACGCGGCACATTCGGCAGAATGTCTATCTTCGCGAAGTCAAGAAGGTGGACGGCAAGCTCATCAATCAGGAAATCCAGACATTCGATGCACAGCCCGATTGGGCTCTGAGCAAGAACTAG
- a CDS encoding branched-chain amino acid ABC transporter permease: MNAFSKSVTMRFESFPFAQEMLGILSIGLLGLIGYLIFPDDLAFLTRLISVSLLVLSLDLVTGYCGVATLGQAVLYGVSAYVVGNAALAGIADPILLLIFGMLAGILTGLISGVLIARFRGLPQLVLSIALGQLVVALCNKLSSLTGGSDGLAGITPAPVFGIFSFDMYSRTAFVFSLTILAIVFVLLLRFVRSPFGLLCRGIRDDDLRVQMIGARVYPRLVIMYGISGAVAGIGGALNAITAGVVGLDSVGFERSAEALVMLVLGGANNLWGALFGSIIFQIFGHYVSSINPFHWLTLVGLLLIVVVVFVPRGLSHGVAVLWTKLIGREARL, encoded by the coding sequence ATGAACGCCTTTTCCAAATCAGTTACGATGAGGTTCGAATCCTTTCCGTTCGCTCAAGAGATGCTGGGTATCTTGTCGATCGGTCTTCTTGGATTGATCGGCTACCTGATTTTCCCCGACGACCTCGCGTTTCTCACCCGGCTGATCAGCGTCTCCCTGCTGGTCTTGTCGCTGGACCTCGTGACGGGATATTGCGGCGTTGCTACTCTCGGGCAGGCGGTTCTGTATGGCGTGAGCGCCTATGTGGTTGGAAATGCCGCTCTCGCAGGAATCGCAGATCCGATTCTGTTGCTGATCTTCGGCATGCTGGCAGGCATTCTGACAGGGCTGATTTCGGGCGTGCTGATTGCGCGGTTTCGGGGGCTCCCGCAGCTCGTGCTGTCGATTGCATTGGGGCAACTCGTGGTCGCGCTCTGCAATAAACTTTCATCCCTCACGGGCGGAAGCGACGGCTTGGCGGGTATTACGCCTGCGCCGGTGTTCGGTATTTTCAGTTTTGATATGTACAGCCGTACGGCGTTTGTATTCTCGTTGACTATTCTCGCGATTGTGTTCGTGCTGCTGCTTCGCTTTGTCCGCTCGCCGTTCGGTCTGTTGTGCCGTGGCATCAGGGACGACGATCTGCGCGTGCAGATGATCGGGGCGCGGGTGTATCCGCGGCTTGTCATTATGTACGGCATTTCCGGTGCCGTTGCGGGCATCGGTGGCGCGTTGAACGCCATTACGGCGGGCGTGGTCGGATTGGATAGTGTTGGGTTCGAGCGTTCGGCCGAGGCGCTTGTCATGCTGGTTCTCGGGGGAGCCAATAATTTGTGGGGCGCGCTGTTCGGCTCCATCATTTTTCAGATTTTCGGGCACTACGTGTCATCCATCAATCCGTTCCATTGGCTGACACTGGTCGGCCTGTTGTTGATCGTCGTGGTGGTTTTCGTGCCGCGTGGCCTGTCTCACGGAGTTGCGGTTCTGTGGACGAAGCTGATCGGACGGGAGGCACGGCTGTGA
- a CDS encoding branched-chain amino acid ABC transporter permease has protein sequence MQTVLSIAFDGIAYGMVLFIISIGLSIMMGLMRVVNLAHGAFAMIGGYLASYAMRGLGMNYAIAIIAAVIGTIVISIPFEILLYRRIYRKSDALTQLLLTIGITFFIIGVANFLLGPTLKSIPLPAALSGPMDIGFRMVPTHRIFVIACGVIVALLLWFLIEKTEFGVRLRASVDNSDMADSLGIRTEWIYAATFALAVGLGAFGGVVGAELMPIEPYYALRYIVTFLVVVSVGGAGSIVGAIAASLLLGFADTTGKYLAPEYGEFFFYLVVILIVFMFPRGLFGRAH, from the coding sequence ATGCAGACAGTCCTGAGTATCGCATTCGACGGCATTGCCTATGGCATGGTGCTGTTCATCATTTCGATCGGGCTGTCGATCATGATGGGCCTCATGCGCGTCGTGAATCTTGCGCATGGTGCATTCGCCATGATCGGTGGGTATCTCGCGTCCTATGCCATGCGCGGCCTTGGCATGAACTATGCGATTGCGATCATCGCAGCGGTGATCGGGACGATCGTCATCTCGATCCCGTTCGAGATTTTGCTCTATCGCCGCATCTATCGGAAATCGGATGCGCTCACCCAGCTGCTGCTGACAATCGGCATCACCTTTTTCATCATCGGAGTTGCCAACTTCCTTCTCGGTCCGACCCTGAAATCCATTCCGCTGCCCGCAGCTTTGAGCGGGCCGATGGATATCGGCTTCCGCATGGTGCCGACGCATCGTATCTTCGTGATCGCCTGCGGTGTGATCGTGGCGCTCTTGCTCTGGTTTCTGATCGAGAAAACGGAGTTCGGCGTTCGTCTGCGTGCCTCGGTCGACAACAGCGATATGGCAGACTCGCTCGGGATCCGGACCGAGTGGATTTATGCTGCGACTTTCGCATTGGCGGTCGGGCTTGGTGCATTCGGCGGTGTTGTCGGCGCGGAATTGATGCCGATCGAGCCATACTATGCACTTCGCTACATCGTAACGTTCCTCGTGGTCGTCTCCGTGGGAGGCGCAGGATCGATTGTCGGCGCTATTGCAGCCTCGTTGCTGCTCGGATTTGCCGATACGACAGGAAAATACCTCGCACCGGAGTACGGCGAGTTCTTCTTTTATCTGGTTGTGATCCTCATCGTCTTCATGTTTCCCCGCGGATTGTTCGGGCGAGCCCATTAG
- a CDS encoding glutamine synthetase, producing MSFVKRHGLWSDEQHEAAARLRRVVEEKKLDTLRLSFPDQHGILRGKTLIAGEALRSLESGCSITTTMLAKDTSHRTVFPVFTAGGGFGMTEMQGASDCLMVPDPTTFRVLPWAPNTGWLLCDVHFADGRPVPFATRGLYKSVLKKLADRGYDFMAGLEVEFHIFKLEDPKMAPRHAGQPGEPPDVTLLSHGYQYLTEQRYDQMEPVLELIRRDVMALDLPLRSMEIEFGPSQAEFTFQPTVGLVPADTMVLFRSAVKQIARRHGYHATFMCRPRIPNVVSSGWHLHQSLVSRTTGENAFMSNTEAMSDFAKGYLGGLLEHARASTVFTTPTINGYKRYRSYSLAPDRAIWGRDNRGVMIRVLGGPNDPATRFENRVGEPAANPYLYMASQILSGMDGVDRKLDPGPSADTPYETKASLLPKTLREAVFALHDDPFFRDAMGKELVDYYVHIKNAEIERFQSEVTEWEQREYFEMF from the coding sequence TTGAGTTTCGTAAAGAGACACGGGCTATGGTCCGATGAGCAACACGAGGCGGCGGCTCGCTTACGGCGCGTCGTTGAGGAAAAGAAGCTGGATACCCTCCGGCTGTCGTTTCCGGATCAGCACGGCATTCTTCGCGGCAAGACACTGATCGCAGGCGAAGCGCTGCGCTCGCTCGAAAGCGGCTGCTCGATCACCACCACGATGCTGGCCAAGGATACATCACACCGGACGGTGTTTCCGGTGTTCACTGCCGGCGGTGGCTTCGGCATGACCGAGATGCAGGGCGCCAGCGATTGCCTGATGGTCCCGGACCCGACGACCTTCAGGGTGCTGCCCTGGGCGCCGAACACGGGCTGGCTGCTGTGCGATGTTCATTTCGCCGATGGCCGCCCCGTGCCGTTTGCAACCCGCGGGCTTTACAAGTCGGTGCTGAAGAAGCTGGCCGATCGTGGATACGATTTCATGGCCGGTCTTGAAGTCGAGTTTCACATCTTCAAGCTCGAAGATCCGAAGATGGCGCCTCGGCACGCCGGCCAGCCGGGCGAGCCGCCGGATGTCACGTTGCTGTCTCACGGCTATCAGTATCTGACCGAGCAACGTTACGATCAGATGGAGCCCGTGCTGGAACTGATCCGGCGCGATGTCATGGCGCTCGATCTGCCCTTACGCTCGATGGAAATCGAATTCGGGCCCAGCCAGGCGGAATTCACCTTCCAGCCCACGGTCGGCCTGGTGCCTGCCGATACCATGGTGCTGTTCCGGAGCGCAGTGAAACAGATCGCGCGCCGCCATGGCTATCATGCGACATTCATGTGCCGGCCGCGCATTCCCAACGTGGTTTCGTCCGGATGGCATTTGCACCAGTCGCTGGTGTCGCGCACCACCGGTGAAAATGCCTTCATGTCGAATACGGAGGCGATGTCGGATTTCGCCAAGGGATATCTCGGCGGATTGCTCGAGCACGCGCGGGCATCGACCGTGTTCACCACTCCGACCATCAACGGCTATAAGCGCTATCGGTCCTATTCCCTCGCGCCCGACCGGGCGATCTGGGGCAGGGATAACCGCGGCGTTATGATCCGTGTGCTGGGCGGTCCGAACGATCCGGCCACGCGGTTTGAAAACCGGGTCGGTGAACCAGCCGCAAACCCTTATCTTTATATGGCGTCGCAGATCCTGTCCGGCATGGACGGTGTGGACCGGAAACTCGATCCGGGTCCCTCGGCGGATACCCCTTATGAAACGAAGGCCAGCCTCCTGCCGAAAACGCTCCGCGAGGCGGTATTTGCGCTGCACGATGATCCGTTTTTCCGCGACGCGATGGGCAAGGAATTGGTAGATTACTACGTTCATATCAAGAACGCGGAAATCGAACGCTTCCAGAGCGAAGTTACCGAATGGGAGCAGCGCGAATATTTCGAGATGTTCTGA
- a CDS encoding ABC transporter ATP-binding protein, protein MTDLLQLEGVSKSFGGLHVSRDISFGLSAGDRVALIGPNGAGKTTLVNIMSGDLAPTQGRLFLKGEDITRLGITERVQRGLVRTFQVTRLFSSLTAAENVALAIMQRRGMTRRVFSAAANRPDVREEWERLLGSLGIAHLARLPVLKLAYGQQRLLELAIGLALNPKVLLLDEPAAGVPHDEAPKILEAIDRLPPDIAVLMIEHDMDLVFRFAKRVLVLANGRLIFEGTPEAVTVDAEVRRAYLGSYADARRTA, encoded by the coding sequence GTGACCGATCTTCTCCAGCTTGAAGGCGTCTCGAAGTCGTTCGGCGGGCTTCACGTCAGCCGGGACATTTCATTCGGCCTTTCGGCTGGTGATCGCGTGGCCTTGATCGGGCCGAATGGCGCGGGGAAAACCACGCTTGTGAACATCATGTCCGGCGACCTCGCGCCGACACAGGGGCGTCTTTTTCTCAAGGGCGAAGATATCACGCGCCTTGGCATTACCGAACGGGTTCAGCGCGGTCTGGTCCGGACATTTCAGGTCACGCGGCTGTTCAGCAGCCTGACCGCCGCAGAGAATGTCGCGCTGGCCATCATGCAGCGTAGGGGGATGACCAGGCGCGTATTCTCCGCAGCGGCGAACAGGCCGGACGTTCGGGAGGAATGGGAACGACTGCTGGGCTCGCTGGGCATTGCCCATCTGGCGCGATTGCCGGTGTTAAAACTCGCTTACGGCCAGCAACGGCTGCTCGAACTGGCGATCGGCCTTGCGCTGAATCCGAAGGTTCTTCTGCTTGATGAGCCTGCAGCGGGCGTTCCCCATGACGAAGCGCCGAAGATTCTGGAGGCCATCGATCGCCTGCCGCCCGACATTGCGGTGCTGATGATCGAACATGACATGGACCTTGTTTTCCGGTTCGCCAAGCGAGTCCTTGTTCTCGCCAACGGACGTCTCATTTTTGAGGGCACGCCTGAGGCTGTGACCGTCGATGCCGAAGTGCGCCGCGCCTATCTGGGGAGCTATGCCGATGCCCGCCGCACGGCTTGA